In a genomic window of Gigantopelta aegis isolate Gae_Host chromosome 9, Gae_host_genome, whole genome shotgun sequence:
- the LOC121381012 gene encoding elongation of very long chain fatty acids protein 4-like — translation MGFQDMYDRLVTDLRDPRTDGWFMMSTPWPTLAAVTIYILFVSFGRKFMACRQPFELKNILICYNFCLVLLSAILFEEFLVSAWFRSGFSLVCEPVNGSNDPMSIRLANACWWFYFSKIIELLDTIFFVLRKKNNQISFLHVYHHTTMPILWWVGVKFVPGGESYFSASINSFIHILMYTYYLLSAFGPRMQKYLWWKKYMTTLQLLQFWAILLHTIQAMYVSCGFPVGYGVALITYMVSHIILFSNFYYQTYHKKARLAQKTSENTNHVANGFMNGYDHHKHSLKVE, via the exons ATGGGATTCCAGGACATGTATGATCGACTGGTCACAGATCTGCGCG atcCTCGAACAGATGGTTGGTTTATGATGTCAACCCCATGGCCAACATTAGCAGCCGTCaccatatacattttatttgtcagtTTTGGACGGAAGTTCATGGCATGTCGACAACCATTTGAACTGAAAAATATTCTAATTTGTTATAACTTTTGTTTAGTGCTACTCTCAGCAATTTTGTTTGAAGAA tttttagTGAGTGCTTGGTTCCGATCTGgtttcagtttggtttgtgAACCAGTTAATGGATCCAATGATCCCATGTCAATTCGG CTGGCTAATGCGTGTTGGTGGTTTTACTTCTCTAAAATCATTGAGCTGTTAGACACG atattttttgTTCTACGTAAGAAGAACAATCAGATTTCATTCCTGCATGTGTATCACCACACAACCATGCCGATATTGTGGTGGGTTGGAGTTAAGTTTGTTCCTGGCGGAGAAT CCTATTTTTCTGCCAGCATCAACAGTTTCATCCACATCCTCATGTACACCTACTACCTTCTGTCAGCATTTGGACCCAGGATGCAGAAATATCTGTGGTGGAAGAAGTACATGACAACTCTTCAGTTG CTTCAGTTCTGGGCGATTCTCCTGCACACGATCCAGGCCATGTACGTAAGCTGCGGCTTTCCTGTCGGTTATGGCGTCGCCTTGATCACCTACATGGTCTCTCACATCATCCTCTTCTCCAACTTCTACTACCAGACCTACCACAAGAAAGCACGTTTGGCACAGAAAACGAGCGAAAACACCAACCATGTTGCTAACGGTTTCATGAATGGATACGACCATCATAAACATTCGCTTAAAGTAGAATAA